The proteins below are encoded in one region of Hugenholtzia roseola DSM 9546:
- the rplM gene encoding 50S ribosomal protein L13, with the protein MDALSYKTQMVAKQDAPSEWIVIDAEGMVLGRLASEVAKRLRGKHKPSYTPHTECGDNVIVINADKIRMTGNKWDDKELISHTGYPGGQRVTTPRKLMEKFPTRLVERAVKGMLPHNRLGRALYRNLHVYAGGEHKHQAQQPKTITL; encoded by the coding sequence ATGGACGCATTAAGTTACAAAACCCAAATGGTCGCTAAACAAGACGCTCCTTCGGAGTGGATAGTGATTGATGCAGAGGGTATGGTCTTGGGTCGTTTGGCGAGTGAAGTAGCAAAAAGACTTCGCGGCAAACACAAGCCTTCTTACACTCCGCACACTGAATGTGGCGACAACGTTATCGTTATCAACGCGGATAAAATCCGCATGACAGGCAATAAGTGGGACGATAAAGAACTTATCTCTCATACAGGCTACCCCGGCGGTCAGCGCGTAACTACGCCTCGCAAGTTGATGGAAAAATTCCCTACCCGTTTGGTGGAGCGTGCCGTAAAAGGCATGTTGCCTCACAATCGCTTAGGACGCGCCTTGTATCGCAACTTACACGTGTATGCAGGCGGCGAACACAAACATCAAGCTCAACAACCTAAAACCATCACACTCTAA
- the rpsB gene encoding 30S ribosomal protein S2, whose amino-acid sequence MSVKVEYKDLLDAGVHFGHLKRKWNPRMAPYIFMERNGIHIIDLNKTLASLERAAAAVKDMSRKGKKILFVATKKQAQEVVKQRAEELGMPYVTERWLGGMLTNFNTVKKSIKKMQSTERLMKSDNYKNLAKRERLMISREQEKLERVLGGIANINRTPAALFIVDISREHIAVKEAKRLGIPVIAMVDTNSDPESVDFAIPANDDAFKSISLITEVIAQAIKEGEQERKEEKAEAQRREEEEKKRAIDEKPAATKETAADEE is encoded by the coding sequence ATGTCAGTAAAAGTAGAATACAAAGACCTACTCGATGCGGGCGTGCATTTCGGTCACTTAAAGCGCAAATGGAATCCGCGCATGGCTCCTTACATCTTCATGGAGCGCAACGGTATCCATATCATCGACCTTAATAAGACCCTCGCGTCTTTGGAACGTGCTGCTGCTGCGGTGAAAGATATGTCGCGCAAAGGAAAGAAAATCCTTTTCGTCGCTACCAAAAAGCAAGCACAAGAAGTTGTAAAGCAAAGAGCCGAAGAATTAGGCATGCCTTACGTTACGGAAAGATGGTTAGGTGGTATGCTTACCAACTTCAATACGGTCAAGAAGTCTATCAAAAAGATGCAATCGACCGAGCGTTTGATGAAAAGCGACAACTATAAAAACTTAGCCAAGCGCGAGCGTCTGATGATTTCGCGCGAGCAAGAGAAGTTAGAGCGCGTTTTAGGTGGTATTGCCAACATCAACCGCACCCCTGCTGCCTTGTTTATCGTCGATATTTCGCGTGAACACATAGCTGTAAAAGAGGCTAAACGCTTAGGTATCCCTGTTATTGCGATGGTCGATACCAATTCCGACCCTGAATCTGTAGATTTCGCCATCCCTGCCAACGACGACGCATTCAAGTCCATCTCACTGATTACCGAAGTTATCGCACAGGCTATCAAGGAAGGCGAACAAGAGCGCAAAGAGGAAAAAGCCGAAGCGCAGCGTCGTGAAGAGGAAGAAAAGAAACGCGCCATAGACGAAAAACCTGCCGCAACCAAAGAAACTGCCGCAGACGAGGAATAA
- the rpsI gene encoding 30S ribosomal protein S9, whose translation METYHAIGRRKTSVARVYMKPGAGNITINGRTFEDYFPTEVLRIIVQQPLKVADKDGAFDFNINLQGGGVKGQAEAVRLGISRALLEVDAELRAVLKPEGFLTRDSRMVERKKYGRRKARRRFQFSKR comes from the coding sequence ATGGAAACATATCACGCAATAGGCAGACGCAAAACGTCCGTAGCGCGCGTGTACATGAAACCCGGCGCAGGCAACATCACCATCAACGGACGCACCTTCGAGGATTATTTCCCTACCGAAGTGCTTCGCATTATCGTACAGCAGCCCTTGAAAGTTGCCGATAAAGATGGTGCATTCGATTTCAACATCAACCTTCAAGGCGGTGGCGTAAAAGGACAAGCCGAAGCAGTACGCTTGGGTATCTCTCGCGCCCTCTTGGAAGTAGATGCTGAACTTCGTGCGGTCTTGAAGCCTGAAGGTTTCCTTACGCGCGATTCGCGTATGGTAGAACGCAAGAAATACGGTCGTAGAAAAGCACGCCGTCGTTTTCAGTTCAGCAAACGCTAA